The genomic DNA CGCTGAAGAAACCGAAACCGACCTGTTCGGCGAGCAGGTTGTCCTCTGTGGTGGTGTCAGCGAACTGGTTAAAGCCGGTTTTGATACTCTGGTTGAAGCCGGATATCAGCCCGAAATGGCCTACTTTGAATGTATGCACGAACTCAAACTGATCGTCGACCTGTTCTACCAGGGTGGTCTGAACTACATGCGGTATAGTGTCTCCAACACTGCTGAATACGGCGATTACTCCAGCGGTCCACGGATCATCACCGACGAAACCCGCAAAGAAATGAAGAAGATTCTGGAAGAAATCCAGACCGGTGAATTTGCGAAGAACTGGTTGCTCGAAAACAAAGCCAACCAGGCTTCCTTCAAGGCGATTCGTCGTCTGAACCGGCAGCATCCCATCGAAGCCGTTGGTAAAGAACTGCGGCGGATGATGAGCTGGATTGATTCCAAAGAAGTCTAATCCAGGTCAATTCCATCGAATGACATTGCAACGCGTCGGGAACGGATCTCTGTTTCCGACGCGTTTTTTATTTGACTGAACTTCACGATTCCACTCACTGCCGGGCGATAACTTACCAGCGGCCTCTTGTCTTTCCGGGTGACGACTCATATAAAACAGGTAGAACCGCTGTTTTTTCACGGGAAATCGAATCATGACTTCTTCACTCCCCCTGCACTCCCAGCACCAGCGAACTTATCACGAGAATAAGTTCGTCTACCCGGTTTTATCCCGGCGGAGTAAGGGGATTTCTATCGGCGTGAACCTGAATCCGGACAAGATCTGCAACTTTGACTGTATCTACTGTCAGGTGGATCGCCGTGAGGAGTCAGAAACACGATTCGTGGGCTTCGAGCAGCTGCTGCAGGAGCTCGATCATATGCTCAAGTTCGTGCTGAGTGGTGAGATCTACCAGGACGAAAAGTTCCAATCAGTCCCCCAGGAATTACGCCGCCTGAATGACATCGCCTTTTCCGGTGATGGTGAGCCGACAACCTATAAGAACTTTGACCAGATTGTCGCTGCTGTTGCAGATCTCAAGCGCAAGCATGGCGTTGATGACGTGAAGCTGGTCCTGATCAGCAATGCGAGCATGTTCCACCGTCCGGGCACACAGGCTGCCTTGAAGATTTTCGATGAGAATCAGGGAGAGGTCTGGGCAAAGCTGGATGCGGGAACGGAAGAGTACTTCAAACTCATCGATCGTACGAAAATCCGATTTTCACAGATCCTGGAGAACATCACCGCAGCTGCAAAACAGCGGCCAATTGTGATTCAGAGCCTGTTCATGCTCGTGAATGAGGAGCCGCCGAGTGATGCGGAAATCGACGCTTATTGCACGCGTCTGAATGAATTCGTCGCTGCGGGAGGGCAGATCAAGCTGGTGCAGGTCTATACGATTGCCCGCAGTACAGCGGAAGCTTATGTGACTTCCCTCAAGTCAGAACAGGTTGACGAGATTGCCCGTAAAGTGCGCGAAGCGACTGGCTTGACAACCGAAGTCTATTACGGCAACGCCGACTGACAGAGAAGCGCACTCTGTCAGTCATCTGGCGAGGCGAGCGCAAATTCGAGTTATTCGTCGAGTTGAACGGGTTCCAGATCTTTGGTATTCCGTTCGATAGCCAGAACGATCGTCTGCTGACGTCGCTTGTTGGATGAGGTGTTGACTGCAGGAATCACCTGACGCCCGTTGGGCAGGCTTAACCGCAGGGCAAAACGCCCTTCCTTGCTGACCGGGATCTTTTCGCCGAGCAGTGTCACTTCTGCCTGGGGATCGGAAGTGCCGTGAATCAACAGTTCCGTTTCAACATGGAATTCCTTTTTCGCCTGCTTGGCACGGGAACCGTTGGATTCGCCGCTGGGATCCAGACTTAAAGGTAAAGCGAGTCGTGAGGGAACGCCATTTCCGTTTTCCGCACGGGACGTATAACGCCGCGAACGGGTTGCGGAATAGTTGTTGTCCAGTCGACGCTTGATGCGTCCGCCTTTATCACAGACTTCCGGCATCGGAGGTGTGAGTTTGTGCGAGTAGACCAGTCCGAAAAACTTGTTTTGCGGAGTCACAAAGCCCAGTTGCAGTTTGTAAGAGCGGGCCGGTTGATCGATCTGCACAAACCACAGACCGGAATCAATTTTGACTTCGACATCTTTCACATAGGCTTTGCTGGTGCGGCTGTTCTCGTTGGTTGTGATGTCGTAGACACGGATCACCGGAACGGCCTGATACCAGTAGGCCCCCAGGGCTGCTTTTGCCCGATCCAGACTGGATTGGGTAATTGTCCAGTTCGCCATTAACCAGTGGGAGTCTTTGACCTGTGCGGTCAGTTTTGTCTCAACTGATTCTGAAGTGGGGAGCATTCGATCACTCTGAGGCTTCTGACTATTCGATTTGAGAAGCTTCTGGATCCGAGCTGGTTGTTCGGAAGGAGTTTGAGTGGTCGAATTCTGAGAGGGATAAGCAGGGACAGCTGCCGGGTTCGGAGTAGACGAAGGGGTTGGTGAGGAACTGGTAGATTTTTTATTGCTGGCAGTGGTGGTTTTGCGTTTGGGCTTGGACTTCGCCATCTTGATTTTAGCGATGGCATTAACCAGTTCTTGCTTACGCATACCGTGCCAGCCTGCAATTCCGTGAGATTTGGCGGTGGCCGCTAAATCGCGACGTGTTTGGCTCTCAAGGGACTTTAGAATCGCTGGGGACATTTGGAATGACTCCCAAAATCAACCAAGACACTGGTCGGCGTCTTGATCATGCTCTTAGTCTTCCATGACACTCAGGATCAATGTAAAGCATATCTGCCCCGTTCCACACACTCTTATGGCCGCAGACCACATAAATCCTTTGATGCTAACGGCCCGAATGGTATGAACACCTTGTAAACGTCAAATCAATATTTCGACCAGGACGCTACTCTCCCAGAACAGAAAGCCACTAGTAGTAATTCTCACTTTCAGGAACCAGAACTGAACCAAAGAGTTAGTCCTGAGATTCCTTACCCTTCAAGTCTGCACGTCTAAACAGTCACAAATCGTCGTATACAGTCTGGTAAAGCGATTATTACCGGGTCTGGAAACGCGTTTGAACGGTGTTTGAGATGTCGGCTGACACATGAAACATGTTTGAAGCGTTAGGACACTTTTTAACACGGGCGTTGATAAAAAGCAACTAATGGGGCATTTGCAATTACACAAAAACTTATCAGAATGTTCGCTATCCTGTTATATATTTATCACTTAAGAATTTAGCCTCATCAAAAATTCATAGAGTTGATCAAGAGCCTGGTCAACGAAACCCCACGTGATCATACGCTTCACATTTCCCGTCCTCCCCAGAGTCTAAGTGGTTGTACTGATTTCAGATCAGCAGACTCTCTTGTAACCGTCGCCTGCAAACTAGAGAAAGATCTCGGTAGCATAGATCTATTCTTACGCCTAATAGACCCCCCGTATCCAGAATGCCAATTTTGAGAAAACCGGTAATCACATATTTCAGGTTGCAGATACTTTGACTCCTGGGAGACATCTCTTTACAGTCTGAACAAGTCAGTTCGGATTGGTTCTTTAAGTACGTGCTGACTGCGACACGATCTTCTGTTTTTGATACATCATCGAAAGCATCCTCCATGCCTCAACCGGACCGGCGCGGTCGTTCTGCCCTGGTAGAAGCCCATCAATGGGTCAGCCGCCTGACAACAGTCAGTCTGGAAATGGTACTACCTGCTTTTCTGGGATATTGGCTCGATAAGCAGTGGGGAACTCTGCCCTGGCTGACCGCAGTCGGTGCAGTGTTTGGTTTTATAGCCGGGATGATGCATTTGCTGCAAATGGCTAAAGAAGCCGAGCAGAAGGAACGAAAAAGGAAAGATCGGTCAACCGACAAAAAGAATTCAAATCAGAGGGATGACCAATCGTCTGCAACAGACTCCTGAATCTCTCGAATGATAACCGCCAGTAATACACACAACACTACCCGCTGACCATGCAATCAACGCCAAAGACATCAGACTCAGCTTTCAAACAGTGCGGCATTCTTACCGCTACACTGTTGGGTCTGTTTGCAGTGCTTTATCTGCCGGCTCAGCGACTGGTTGGCCCCCTTGCAGTGGAAGGCTTAACCTATGCCACCCTGCTCTGCCTGATTCCGGGCCTGATCCTCTTTCCGGTGGTCGGATTTCTGAATCGTGAAATCGCTCCTGTTGCCATCGTGGGTATCTCCACGTTACTGCGACTGATGACAGTCGGGCTAGGTGCCTTGATTGTTTTGAAAGTCAAACCTGATTTTGGTTTACCCGAATTTTTGATTTGGTTATTGATTTGTTACTTTGCGTCTCTATTGGTTGAAACATTACTGCTCGTTCGGTACTCTGCCGAAGCCGTTTAGAGTTAACAGAGTTTTGATCAGAAACATTTTTTAATATCGAGCTGAAGCAATGGCCGCGGGTCACTCTGATACCTTCCATCATGTTCGCGATTTCGCTCATTTCGACCTTCCCACCGGTTTGCAGGTTGAGCTGCCACGTATTTTGGGCTTCCAGATTACGAAATTCATGCTGCTTCAGCTGATCGCAGTCGCATTCCTGTTCTTTGTTTTCCGGGGACTGGCGAAACGGGCCGCAGGCGGTCAGGTCGTCACCGGACGCTGGTGGAACTTCTGGGAATCCATCGTGATCTACATGCGGGACGAAGTCGTCCGGCCAACGATTGGTGAAGGACATCACCACGATGATGACGATCACGATCATGGTCATCACCACGAACAACAGGTAGGACACCCTGCCGATAAATATCTGCCGTTTGTGCTCTCCTGCTTCTTCTACGTTCTGATCTGCAACCTGCTGGGTGCGATTCCCTGGCTGGGTTCCGCAACCGGCGAGTTGAACGTGACGATCGCCTTGGCATTCACCACATTCTGTGCCGTCATCATGTACGGCGTCAGAGAACTGGGCTTCTTCCGTTTCTGGATGTCGCTGGCACCGTCAATGGAACTGCCTTTTCTGCTCAAGATTATTCTGGTACCCATGATCTGGGTGATCGAGCTGGTCGGCTTTCTGATTAAGCATGCCGTACTGGCCATTCGATTGTTTGCCAATATCATGGCAGGTCATACCGTGATTGCCGTCTTCCTCGGCTTCATCGCTTTGACTGCTGATTCAAGTATGTGGGCCGTAGTGATGCCATCCAGTATCATTGCCCAGGTCCTCGTTGGTCTGCTGGAACTGTTCGTTGCATTCCTGCAGGCATATGTTTTTGCGTTTCTTGCAACTCTGTTTATTGGAACCGCAGTACATCCTCACTGAGATGTCCGTCGGTATCTGACTCAGACTTGCTGTGTATATTTCTAGAGTGTTCCTCGTTGAGAAAGGTCAGGGGATAATTACAATGATCCAGGCTTTACGGATTATGTGCGTGACATGTGTTGTTGTATTGGCCACAGCTGTTCCAGCATTGGCTCAAGAAGGTGGCGCAGCTGAAGAAGGTGCTGCCGCAGCACAGGCAGCTGGTATCTCTCTGGGTGCCATTGGTGCCGGTATCACCATTATTGGTGCTGCTCTGGGGATTGGCAAAATCGGTGCATCTGCTGTTGAAGCAATCGCCCGTCAGCCAGAAGCCGGTGGTAAGATTCAGACTGCAATGATTATTGCTGCAGCGTTGATCGAAGGTGCTACCTTCTTCGCGCTCATCATCTGTCTGATCTGATTCTGCTCAGGCAGAGAACAGACGGTCGAATCGTCAGACATGAACCGCTGACGTGATTTCGGGCAATATCTTTAACCTCCTTCAGACAACAATGTGAGATTTTTGATCATGTTTAAAAGTCTTTTTTCAAGCCGATGCATGATCATGCTGCTCGTATTCGGTGGCATGATTCTGGGTACTGCCCTGCTGGGCTCAGATGCATCCTTGTATGCAGCAGAAGACGCAGGTCACCATGCAGGCCCGCCCCTGCACTGGAAAACCGACCTGGCATTATGGTCATTCGTTGTGTTCGTGGCATTCATCGTTGTACTCAAGTCATTTGCCTGGGGACCACTTATCCAGGCTCTGGACGAACGGGAACAGCGGGTTGTCACGGCTATCAGCGATGCGGAATCAAAACAACGAGAGTCTGAAGAACTGGTTAAAGAGCATACCCGAAAGATCGAAGCAGCTCAGGACGAAATCCAGGCAATGATGGTCGAGGCCCGCTCCGATGCAGAACGCATCAAGCAGGATGTTCTCGAACAGGCGCGTCAGGAAGCAGAGTCAATTAAATCTCATGCTGTCGATGAAATCGAACGTGCCCGGGAACTGGCATTGAAAGATCTGTTCGACCAGATGAACTCCCGCGTAATCGATGCTACCGAGCATGTTCTGGGGCGTGCCCTCAACGAGTCCGATCGTGATCGGCTCGTTGAAGAAGCTCTGGCACAGATTTCCGGAAGTTCGAACTGAACTAACGACAAAACTTTTTCAAACCTGTTGTATCAAGTTTGAAGTATTCATCCTTTAGCAGTGAGTTGTGATCAGCGTGAACGATCAGGAACAAATCAAAGCTCGGATTCCAAGTGTGATGGAGGACCCTGGTGCCATTTCGGTGGCCAAGGTTTATGCCAAAGCGTTTCTTGGTTCAGTCCCCGAGTCCGATAAAGACTCCGCCATTGAGGAGTTTGCTGAATTTCTGAATGTTGCACTGAATCAGTATCCCCAGTTCGGGAAGATGCTCACCACGCGATCGCTGAATAAAGAGGAATCTTTACAGCTGATCGACCGGGCGATTGCCCCGCATGCCTCGGAACTTTTCACGAATTTCCTGCGTGTGCTGGGACGGCACGAGCGACTGAATCTGTTACAGCAGATCTACACACAGATCAACAAACTGCGTGATGCAGAAGTCGGTAAAAAGGCCGTTGTGGTCAAATCGGCTTTCGAACTTACGGATCCTATTTTAGACAGCATCCGACAGCGTTTGAATGACACACTGGGCTTTATCCCGGTATTAAAGACATCCATAGACCAGAACGTCCTGGGCGGACTGGTTATTCAGGTTGATGACACAGTTTATGATGGTTCCCTGCGTACTCGGCTGAAACAGCTGCGAGGACGTTTGGACAATAGGAGCATTCATGAAATTCAAAGCGGACGAGATCGCTTCAGTTATCCAGAAGGAAATTGAAGACTTTCGCGGCGAAATCGAAACCAGCGAAGTGGGGCGGGTCCTTGAAGTGGGCGATGGTATTGCTCGCGTCTATGGACTGTCTTCTGCCATGTCTGGTGAAATGGTTGAGTTTTCCAATGGTGTACGCGGCCAGGTCTTCAACCTCGAAGAGAACTCGGTCGGTATCATCATTTTCGGTGATTACCTTTCGATTGCCGAAGGTGATGAAGTACGCAGCACAGGAGCCCTGCTCTCCGTGCCTGTCAGTGACAACCTGCTGGGGCGCGTTATTGACCCGCTGGGTGCGCCACTGGACGGAAAAGGCCCGATTGTGGCAACGGAATCCAGACCTCTGGAAGTTGCTGCCCCCGGTGTTGCTGCCCGTCAGCCTGTAAAACAGCCACTGGCTACCGGGATCAAGGCGATTGACGCCATGACCCCCATCGGACGTGGTCAGCGTGAGTTGATTATTGGTGACCGTAAGACCGGTAAAACCGCCATCGCCATCGATGCGATTCTGAACCAGAAGGGGAAGGACGTAGTCTGTGTGTATGTCGGCTGTGGTCAGCGATCCGCCAGTATTGCCGGCGTTGTTGCTCAGCTTGAAGAACACGGTGCGATGGACTACACAGTGGTTGTCGCCGCGTCTTCCAGTGACCCTGCACCGCTGCAGTACATTGCTCCTTACGCTGGTGCCGCAATCGCAGAATACTACATGTATCAGGGTAAACACACCCTGGTCGTTTACGATGACTTGTCCAAGCAGGCACAGGCTTATCGCCAGCTGTCACTGTTGATGCGTCGTCCTCCCGGACGTGAAGCTTACCCGGGTGACGTATTCTACTGTCACAGCCGTCTGCTGGAACGTTCCGCCCGTCTGAGTGATGAACTTGGTGGTGGTTCGATGACTGCTCTGCCGATTATTGAAACTCTGGAAGGGGAAGTATCTGCCTACATTCCCACCAACGTGATTTCGATTACCGACGGTCAGATCTATCTGGAACCGGACCTGTTCTTCGCCGGGATTCGTCCCGCGATCAACGTGGGTATCAGTGTATCCCGCGTGGGTGGTAACGCTCAGACGAAAGCAACCAAGAGTGTTTCCGGTAGTCTGCGACTCGACCTGGCGGCCTTCCGTGAACTGGAAGCGTTTGCCCAGATGGGTACCGAACTGGATAAAGCAACCCAGGCGCAGCTCGACCGCGGTTATCGCATGGTTGAACTGCTGAAACAGCCTCAGTTCAAGCCGATGTCAATGGCCGACCAGGTTGTCAGTCTGTTTGCCGGAACCAAAGGTTTCTTCGACAAAGTGCCGATCAACCAGGTTCAGGACGCCGAAAACGAGATGCTGCAGTTCATCCACGATCAGTATCCTGAGATCACCGACAAGATCACAGAAACCGGACAGCTGGAAGACGAAACCGTCGAACAGCTCAAAACGGTTCTCGCGACCTTTGTCGAGCAGTACCTGCGTAAGAACGCGTAGTCGACTCGTTACCGTATTCATTGCTTGCACAGTTAATCGAAAACAGGTTTAGAATCTAATGGCCAAAGCACGTGCCATCGTCAAACGATTAAAGGCAGTTAAAAACATCCGTAAGATCACACGGACCATGGAATTGATCGCCACCGCGCGATTCAAGAAAGCCATGGACCGTGCTGCGGAAGCTGCTGCCTATACCCGCAAGATTTCCGAGCTCGTCGCCGATCTGTCCCAGGCAAATCTGGAATTCCACCATCCCCTGCTGGAAAAACACGAAACCGAAAAGAACTCGGTACTGCTCGTGCTGACATCCAACCGGGGATTGTGTGGCGGTTACAATACCGGCGTTTTGAAACTGGCACTCAAGCGTTACCAGGAACTGCAGAGCGAAGGACAGAATGTCCGTCTGGAAGTTTCCGGTAAGCGTGGCATCAGCTTTTTGAAATTCCAGGGAGTTACGGCCGACAACAGCTACACGCACTTCGAAGATCGTCCGACCTTTGAAGAAGTAGACGATCTGGCCAGCCGTTACATCACGGAATACATCGAAGGCAAAATCGATCGACTCGACGTCGCCTATACCGAATTCATCTCGTCTTCCCGCCAGGCAGCGGTAGTGCACTCACTGCTGCCGATTGGTGCACTGGAAACATCAGCGACGGATTCGGATGAACAATACGACTATGAATTCCTGCCTTCTGCTCAGGAAATCCTTGAGGAAATTGTTCCGACTGCATTTAAGGCCCGTCTGTTTAAGTGCTTCCTTGATGCCGCGGTGAGTGAGCAGATTGCCCGCATGGTCGCCATGAAAGGCGCCACGGAAAATGCGAATGAAATGGTGGGAACCCTGTCGGCTCAGTATAACCGGGCTCGACAGACCCAGATTACATCGGAAATCCTGGAAATCATCGGTGGGGCAGCAGCTCTCGAGTAATTTCCGGCCATCCCGGCATGGCACATTATGGTTTTTTACAGATTGATCAACATCAGAAAGTAGAGACATATCAATGGCGACAACCGAAGCCAGTACAGAAAGTTCAGTTGGCAAAATTACTCAGATCATCGGTTCTACCTTTGATGCTGAGTTTCCCGAGCATGCAATGCCGGAAATCTACAACGCTTTGACTGTCAACGAAAACATCAAAGGTGTTGAGATCAAAGTAACCGGGGAAGTTCAGCAGCATCTGGGTGGCGGCCGTGTCCGCTGCGTCGCACTGGGCTCTACCGACGGCATGGTCCGCGGAATGAGTGTGCATGACACCGGTGCTCCCGTTTCTGTTCCCGTTGGTAAGGGAACTCTGGGGCGTGTCTTCAACCTGCTCGGCGATCCCGTTGATGGTCGTGGTGCTGTTGAAACCGACGAACGCTGGCCGATCCACCGGAAAGCTCCTGCTCTGGAAAACCTGAGTGCTAAAACCGAGCTCTTTGAAACCGGGATCAAAGTGGTCGACCTGCTGACTCCTTTCGTGCGTGGTGGTAAAGCTGGTCTGTTCGGTGGTGCCGGTCTGGGTAAGACCGTGATTCTGACCGAGTTGATCGCTCGTATCGCGAGTGCCCACGGTGGTTACTCTGTATTCGCCGGTGTGGGTGAGCGGACCCGTGAAGGGAACGACCTCTGGCTGGAAATGCAGGAAACCAAAATCGGTCAGACCGAACGTTCCGTGATCGAACAGACCTGTATGGTCTTCGGTCAGATGAACGAACCACCGGGAGCCCGTCTGCGTGTTGCTCTGTCCGCTCTGACGATGGCAGAATGGTTCCGTGATACAACGGGTACCGATACCCTGCTCTTCGTGGACAACATCTTCCGGTTCTCACAGGCTGGTTCAGAAGTATCCGCTCTGCTGGGACGTATGCCTTCCGCCGTGGGTTACCAGCCGACACTGGGTACCGAGTTGGGTGAACTGCAGGAACGAATCACTTCAACCAAGAATGGGGCGATCACCAGTGTGCAGGCTGTTTACGTGCCTGCTGACGACCCGACCGACCCTGCACCGGCAACGGCCTTCTCCCACCTGGACGCGTTCATTTACCTGGAACGAAAGATCTCCGAAAAAGGGATTTACCCGGCCATCGACCCGCTGGCTTCTTCCAGTCGTATTCTGGACCCACAGTATGTGGGTGAGCGTCACTACCGTGTGGCTCGTGAAGTTCAGCAGACTCTGCAGCGTTATCGCGAACTGCAGGACATCATCGCGATTCTGGGTGTAGACGAGTTGAGTGAAGAAGACAAACTGATTGTGCATCGTGCCCGCCGTATTGAGCGGTTCCTGTCACAACCGTTCCTCGTGGCAGAAGTCTTCACTGGCAAAGCCGGTAAGATCACTCCGCTGGAAGATACCATTCGCAGCTTCGAAGAAATCTGTGCCGGTAAGTGGGACCACCTGCCGGAATCCGCCTTCATGTACGTGGGTGCGGTTGAGGAAGCAGAAGAACAAGCCAAGAGAATGGCTGAGAATTAAGACGTTTTTGAACGTCGTGATCAGATTGTGGCCGAAACTGGTTTCGGTCACAATTTCCATTTGAATATCCTGTTTTGAATGTGGTTAGAGCACCCATGGCTCAAGAATTTCGCCTGTTATTAGTCACACCGGAAACGACTCTGCTGGATCAGCCCATCCAGAGCCTGCGTTGTACTCTGTATGACGGTCAAATCGGAATTCTCCCCGGTCGTATGCCCATGGTGGGACGTCTGGGTTATGGCGAACTGGTGTTTGAAGCCACTGACGGTAAAGAAGAACGCTACTTTGTCGATGGTGGCTTCCTGCAGGTCAAAGGCTCCGTGATCTCCGTTTTGACCGAACAGGCGATTCCGGCCAGCAAGTTGAATGCTGCCGATGCGGAAAAGATGCTCGAGGAAGCCCTCGATCGCACCGCAGTTGGCGATGAGCAGTGCCAGGCCCGTCAACGGGATCAGGATCGTGCCCGGGCGATGCTCGCACTGGCCCATCAGAAATAACCTGAACTTCAGGTTCCAGATACATCTTGATCTACAGCTCTGAATCTCATAAATAAGCTGAAATGCCTCGCGCGTTTCAGCTTATTTTTTTACTGGAGCCGTACATGACCGACGCGGAATCCCGCCAACCCGCCCCGCGCCCCTCGGTTGGAGTTCTCTTCAAATGCTGTAATGTCTACAGCAGAATCTACTCAAACCACAACCAGAGTGCCTACGCCGGGCATTGTCCCCGCTGTGCGGCCCGGATTGAGGTACCCATTTCGAAATCAGGGGGATCGAACAGTCGATTCCTCTCTGGATCCTAACTTATTACTGGAAAGAGGCTTATCTCACCTGAAAATCTGACTTTCTCAGGAAGAAAAATGCTCCTCACCGCCAGAAACCTCTTGAGCTAAATCCTGAATTGCTCTAGGATTCGCCGCATTGATCAAATCAACAAACCAGAAATAACTTCCATTCTGACCTGCCTCTTCCTGATTTGAGCCTGATCCATGGATTATCATCTCAAACCTCTGGGTAAAACCTGTTCTTCGACGGGCAAGGAATTTGCGCCCGGTGAAACGGTGCATTCTGTGATCGTCGATCAGAACGGCCACCTGATCCGGATGGATTTTGCCGAAGATGCCTGGACGGGTCCTCCAGAAGGGGCAGTGGGAGACTGGACATTACAAGTACCGGAACCGGCTGCTCAGGGAGCACGCAAAATCGATCCCGATGCGTTGATGCAGTACTTTGAGCAGCTTTACGAGAATCCAAATCAGGTCCAGGAGAAATTCCTGTATGTCCTGGCACTGTTCCTGGTACAGAAACGTCGCCTGAAGCTGGATGGCTCGCGGAATGAGGATCAGAACTCCTATCTGCAACTGTCGGGAACACACGGTGAAGGCAGTTTTGAAATCCGCGATCAAAACCTGGAAGAGTCAGAAATCGAAGCCCTGCAGCAACAGTTAAACACACAGTTTTTAGAAGAGTGGGAATAAGGGACGTCCCCACTTTCGGACCATTCAACATGTCGCATGTTCAAGGAAGAACAGAAATGAAGAGATCCAGGCTGATCTTTCGACGGCTGCGTGCCGTGACGCAAGTTTGTGCCTTGATCTGCTGTCTTCTGCTGCTCTCAGCGTGTTCTTCGGTCCGCACTTTTCTACCCCAGGAAGCTCCTGTCTGCGTTCTGCCTCCCAATGCCAGCTACACACAAATTGTGAATCACCTGAATTCACAGACTGACGGCGTCTTTGGCTGGCAGTCATCTTCTGTCAAAATCCGGGCACGACAGAAAGGGGGCATCCCTGTCAGTCTGAGTGCGATGCTGGCTGTAGAACAGCCCCAGCGTTTTCGCCTGGTGGCCAGTTCTCCCCTGGGACCCGAGGTTGATTTCGGCTCGAATGACGAACGATTCTGGTTCTGGGTTAAACGCAGCGATCAGAAAAACATTTTTACCGTCCGGCATGACCAGTACGAGGCCATGGGCTCTCAGCTGAATATTCCCTTCGAACCGGGCTGGCTGCTGGAAGCCCTGCGGGTAGTGCCGCTGAATGACAAAGAACTTGCGATTCAAAAAGAAGGTCAGAATTCACCAAACGTGAAACTGATCTCCGATCGCCTGCTGCCCAACGGCAAACTGGTACAGAAGATTATTGTCGTCAATCTTTGTACCGGGCATATCATCGAACAGTCCCTGTATGACAGCCAGGGACAACGGATCGCGACTGCTACGCTGGGTGAATACCACACCTGTGGTGCCACCAATGCGGTTCTGCCACACGTCATCAAGCTCGACTGGCCCCAGGCGGGAATCGTGATGACGATGACCATGTCACAGATCAGCGTCAATCCGGGAGTTCCTTCCGATGTCTGGGGACTGCCACAGATTCCGGGCTACCCCGTGCTGGACCTTGCTGCAGGCCTGCCCCAGGTCAGGCATCAGGAAGCCTCCATAAGACATCGCCCGACACCAATTGAATCACGGGTTGCCGAGCGGGTCGAACCCGCCTGGGCCGATTCACCGGGTCCGGAGCCTCAGTGGAGACCGACGCAGGAAGAACCTCAGTTCGGTTTCGAAGAGCCGGACACCTTCCCTGCCAGCGACACAATGCCTGCCCCCGATGGAAATCCCTTCCGCGCGCCAGGCTCGTTTGAAGGGGTGGCAGAAGAACCGCCGGGGCGCGTGAAGCTCTAACTTCGGCTGACTAAAGCCTAGATCAGCCAGGCA from Gimesia sp. includes the following:
- the atpG gene encoding ATP synthase F1 subunit gamma is translated as MAKARAIVKRLKAVKNIRKITRTMELIATARFKKAMDRAAEAAAYTRKISELVADLSQANLEFHHPLLEKHETEKNSVLLVLTSNRGLCGGYNTGVLKLALKRYQELQSEGQNVRLEVSGKRGISFLKFQGVTADNSYTHFEDRPTFEEVDDLASRYITEYIEGKIDRLDVAYTEFISSSRQAAVVHSLLPIGALETSATDSDEQYDYEFLPSAQEILEEIVPTAFKARLFKCFLDAAVSEQIARMVAMKGATENANEMVGTLSAQYNRARQTQITSEILEIIGGAAALE
- a CDS encoding F0F1 ATP synthase subunit epsilon, with product MAQEFRLLLVTPETTLLDQPIQSLRCTLYDGQIGILPGRMPMVGRLGYGELVFEATDGKEERYFVDGGFLQVKGSVISVLTEQAIPASKLNAADAEKMLEEALDRTAVGDEQCQARQRDQDRARAMLALAHQK
- the atpA gene encoding F0F1 ATP synthase subunit alpha, with product MKFKADEIASVIQKEIEDFRGEIETSEVGRVLEVGDGIARVYGLSSAMSGEMVEFSNGVRGQVFNLEENSVGIIIFGDYLSIAEGDEVRSTGALLSVPVSDNLLGRVIDPLGAPLDGKGPIVATESRPLEVAAPGVAARQPVKQPLATGIKAIDAMTPIGRGQRELIIGDRKTGKTAIAIDAILNQKGKDVVCVYVGCGQRSASIAGVVAQLEEHGAMDYTVVVAASSSDPAPLQYIAPYAGAAIAEYYMYQGKHTLVVYDDLSKQAQAYRQLSLLMRRPPGREAYPGDVFYCHSRLLERSARLSDELGGGSMTALPIIETLEGEVSAYIPTNVISITDGQIYLEPDLFFAGIRPAINVGISVSRVGGNAQTKATKSVSGSLRLDLAAFRELEAFAQMGTELDKATQAQLDRGYRMVELLKQPQFKPMSMADQVVSLFAGTKGFFDKVPINQVQDAENEMLQFIHDQYPEITDKITETGQLEDETVEQLKTVLATFVEQYLRKNA
- the atpD gene encoding F0F1 ATP synthase subunit beta; the encoded protein is MATTEASTESSVGKITQIIGSTFDAEFPEHAMPEIYNALTVNENIKGVEIKVTGEVQQHLGGGRVRCVALGSTDGMVRGMSVHDTGAPVSVPVGKGTLGRVFNLLGDPVDGRGAVETDERWPIHRKAPALENLSAKTELFETGIKVVDLLTPFVRGGKAGLFGGAGLGKTVILTELIARIASAHGGYSVFAGVGERTREGNDLWLEMQETKIGQTERSVIEQTCMVFGQMNEPPGARLRVALSALTMAEWFRDTTGTDTLLFVDNIFRFSQAGSEVSALLGRMPSAVGYQPTLGTELGELQERITSTKNGAITSVQAVYVPADDPTDPAPATAFSHLDAFIYLERKISEKGIYPAIDPLASSSRILDPQYVGERHYRVAREVQQTLQRYRELQDIIAILGVDELSEEDKLIVHRARRIERFLSQPFLVAEVFTGKAGKITPLEDTIRSFEEICAGKWDHLPESAFMYVGAVEEAEEQAKRMAEN